DNA from Pseudobdellovibrionaceae bacterium:
GACGGGCGGCGTCGCTTGCGGGATCAGCTCGATGGCGTTTCGAAATTTGTCGTTCATGTCGTTTCCTCGTTTAGATTTTTAACCCACTGATAACCCACGCCGCGAACCGAACGGACGATCTGGCCTTCGTCGTCGCGGATCGTTTGACGGATCCGCACGATGGCGTTGTCGATCGTGCGCTGGGTGGGGAAGTTGTCGTGCCCCCAGACCTGATCCAGGATCTCGTCGCGGTGGACGGGCTTGGGCGAATGTTCGATCAGCATTTGCAGGACGCGGAAGTCCTTCGGCGCGAAGAAGGTGATGCCGCCGGATTCGTCGGTGAAACACATCCGCTCGAGATCCAGCTGGCCCGATGGAAGCTCGATCACCTTGGGCGCGGCTTTGCCGGAGTGGAACTCCATCATGTGGTTGATGCGCAGAAGCAGCTCGCGGAAGTGAAAGGGCTTCGGGATGAACTCTTCGCTGCCGAGCTCGTAAGCCTCAAGACGGTTTTCGGCGGTATTCTGCGCGGTCATGATGATCAAAGGGCGTCCGCGACGTTTCACTTCCATCGCGAGATCAAAACCCGAACCGTCCGGCAGCCCCAGATCCAGAATCGCCAGATCGTATTCGCCCGCGAGGAGCGGCTTCGCTTCGGCGAGACTGCGCGCCCAGTGGACTTCGAAATTTTCTTTCTTCAGACGTTCGCTGAGGGTTTGGCCCAGCGAAGGATCGTCTTCGGTCAGCACGATCTTCAGACTCATCGCGCACCCCCGGCTTTGGCTTTCGGCAGCACGACTTCACCGGGCAGGATCACTTCGACCTGAAAGCCGGGGCCGTCGTCGACGAAACGGATTTCGCCGTCGATCTGATGCAGCAGCTGCGCCGCGAGCGACAGGCCCAGGCCCGATCCGCCCGTGGGGCCTTGCGGAGTGAAGAGCTGGCCGAGCTTCGTGCGGTCGCCCGCGAAGCCTTTACCGTCATCCGAGATCTCGAGTTTGACGTGATCGGGGCCGTTCGCGCCCGGCGTGATCCGAAAGGCGCCCGCGTCCCCGTGCACGACCGCGTTCTGCATCAGGTTCTTGAGCACGGATTCCAGGATGCGGATGTCGGCGCGCAGCTTGGCGTCGCTTTTCAAAGTGATCTGGAGCGGGAACTGCGGTTGCAAGGTCGAGATCACGCTGGCGAGGCTGAGCTCCTGCACGAAGATGCTTTGGCCCGCGCCGCGCGCGAGGAAAAGCG
Protein-coding regions in this window:
- a CDS encoding response regulator transcription factor, giving the protein MSLKIVLTEDDPSLGQTLSERLKKENFEVHWARSLAEAKPLLAGEYDLAILDLGLPDGSGFDLAMEVKRRGRPLIIMTAQNTAENRLEAYELGSEEFIPKPFHFRELLLRINHMMEFHSGKAAPKVIELPSGQLDLERMCFTDESGGITFFAPKDFRVLQMLIEHSPKPVHRDEILDQVWGHDNFPTQRTIDNAIVRIRQTIRDDEGQIVRSVRGVGYQWVKNLNEETT
- a CDS encoding HAMP domain-containing histidine kinase, whose product is MKLRTRDARLFLAILWLGFTTALAVWILIFNLSFFDRVESGSALGVDELARHHRMIFWEMLTLILSLLIGGAALFALILQERARAFQIQKFFATFSHELKTSLSRLKLQTENILSDFKSSDLGRPAVQLLEDLGRLEVQLENSLFLARGAGQSIFVQELSLASVISTLQPQFPLQITLKSDAKLRADIRILESVLKNLMQNAVVHGDAGAFRITPGANGPDHVKLEISDDGKGFAGDRTKLGQLFTPQGPTGGSGLGLSLAAQLLHQIDGEIRFVDDGPGFQVEVILPGEVVLPKAKAGGAR